GCCGCCCGTACCCTGGTCGGTACAGCGGGCGTCAAATAGCGGGCGCCCACGACTGAAGGAAACACACACATGCTGATCGCTCAGCGTCCCTCACTCACCGAAGAGGTCGTCGAGGAGTACCGCTCCCGGTTCGTCATCGAGCCGCTGGAGCCCGGCTTCGGCTACACCCTCGGCAACTCCCTCCGCCGTACGCTCCTCTCCTCGATCCCGGGTGCCGCGGTCACCAACATCCGGATCGACGGCGTTCTGCACGAGTTCACCACCGTGCCGGGCGTCAAGGAGGACGTCACCGACCTCATCCTCAACATCAAGCAGCTCGTCATCTCCTCCGAGCACGACGAGCCCGTCGTGATGTACCTGCGCAAGCAGGGCCCGGGCGTGGTGACCGCCGCCGACATCGCCCCGCCGGCCGGTGTCGAGGTGCACAACCCGGACCTGGTCCTGGCCACGCTCAACGGCAAGGGCAAGCTGGAGATGGAGCTGACCGTCGAGCGCGGCCGCGGCTACGTCTCCGCCGTGCAGAACAAGCAGGTCGGCCAGGAGATCGGCCGGATCCCGGTCGACTCCATCTACTCGCCGGTACTCAAGGTCAGCTACAAGGTCGAGGCGACCCGTGTCGAGCAGCGCACGGACTTCGACAAGCTGATCGTCGACATCGAGTCCAAGCCGTGCATGCGCCCCCGCGACGCGGTGGCCTCCGCCGGCAAGACCCTGGTCGAGCTCTTCGGCCTGGCCCGCGAGCTGAACATCGACGCCGAGGGCATCGACATGGGCCCGTCCCCCACGGACGCCGCCCTGGCCGCGGACCTGGCGCTGCCGATCGAGGAGCTGGAGCTCACGGTCCGCTCGTACAACTGCCTCAAGCGCGAGGGCATCCACTCGGTGGGCGAGCTGGTGGCCCGCTCCGAGGCGGACCTCCTCGACATCCGCAACTTCGGCGCCAAGTCGATCGACGAGGTCAAGGCGAAGCTGGCCGGCATGGGCCTGGCCCTGAAGGACAGCCCGCCCGGATTCGACCCCACCTCGGCCGCCGACACCTTCGGCGCCGACGACGACGCCGACGCCGGCTTCGTCGAGACCGAGCAGTACTGATGTCCCGGGGGGCGCGACGCCCCCCGGACCCCGATCACCGGTACCTGACACGGCCGGTGCGGTAAAGGAGAAACACCATGCCGAAGCCCACCAAGGGCGCCCGACTGGGCGGCGGCGCGGCGCACGAGCGCGCCATGCTGCGGAACCTGGCCACCGCTCTCTTCGAGCACGGTCGCATCACCACGACCGAGGCCAAGGCCCGCAGGCTGCGTCCGTACGCCGAGCGGCTGGTGACCAAGGCGAAGAAGGGTGACCTTCACAACCGCCGCCAGGTCATGCAGCTCATCTCGGACAAGAGCGTGGTCCACACGCTCTTCACCGAGATCGGCCCGCGGTACGACAACCGCCCGGGCGGCTACACCCGGATCACCAAGATCGGCAACCGTCGCGGCGACAACGCCAAGATGGCGGTGATCGAGCTGGTCGAGGCGCTGACCGTGCAGCAGGAGGCGGTCGGCGAGGCCGAGGCGGCGACGAAGCGCTCCGCGAAGGACGTGGCGGGCGAGGAGGCGGCGGCCGGTCTGAAGAAGGACACGGAGGCCGCCGGGGCGGCGGACGCCACCGAGGCCGGGGCCGCGGAGTCCGAGGCTGCGGAGTCCGAGGCCGGCGAGGCTGCCGAGTCCGCCGAGGGCAAGGACGCCAAGAACGCCTGACACGCGTTTCGTGCATGACGACGGGCCCGTTTCCCTCCGGGGGAGCGGGCCCGTCGCGCTGGGAGGAACGAGGAACAGGGCAGTGAGTGACGAGGTGGCGGCCGGCTGCGTACGGGTGCGGCTGGACCTGTCGTACGACGGGAGCGGCTTCTCCGGCTGGGCGCGGCAGCGCGAGGGGCAGCGGACGGTGCAGGAGGAGCTGGAGACGGCGCTGCGCGTCGTCCTGCGGGCGCCCGCGCCGTACGAGCTGACGGTGGCGGGGCGTACGGACGCGGGGGTGCACGCGCGGGGGCAGGTGGCGCACGTCGACCTGCCGGAGCCGGTGTGGGCGGCGCAGGGGGAGCGGGGAGAACTACTGCTGCGGCGGCTGGCGGGGCGGCTGCCGCACGATGTCCGGGTCTGGCGGGTGACCGCCGCACCGCCGCACTTCAACGCCCGGTTCTCGGCGATCTGGCGCCGGTACGCGTACCGCGTCGGCGACGACCCCGGCGGCGTCGACCCGCTGCTCCGCGGCCACGTGCTGTGGCACA
The Streptomyces sp. CNQ-509 DNA segment above includes these coding regions:
- a CDS encoding DNA-directed RNA polymerase subunit alpha, producing the protein MLIAQRPSLTEEVVEEYRSRFVIEPLEPGFGYTLGNSLRRTLLSSIPGAAVTNIRIDGVLHEFTTVPGVKEDVTDLILNIKQLVISSEHDEPVVMYLRKQGPGVVTAADIAPPAGVEVHNPDLVLATLNGKGKLEMELTVERGRGYVSAVQNKQVGQEIGRIPVDSIYSPVLKVSYKVEATRVEQRTDFDKLIVDIESKPCMRPRDAVASAGKTLVELFGLARELNIDAEGIDMGPSPTDAALAADLALPIEELELTVRSYNCLKREGIHSVGELVARSEADLLDIRNFGAKSIDEVKAKLAGMGLALKDSPPGFDPTSAADTFGADDDADAGFVETEQY
- the rplQ gene encoding 50S ribosomal protein L17 encodes the protein MPKPTKGARLGGGAAHERAMLRNLATALFEHGRITTTEAKARRLRPYAERLVTKAKKGDLHNRRQVMQLISDKSVVHTLFTEIGPRYDNRPGGYTRITKIGNRRGDNAKMAVIELVEALTVQQEAVGEAEAATKRSAKDVAGEEAAAGLKKDTEAAGAADATEAGAAESEAAESEAGEAAESAEGKDAKNA
- the truA gene encoding tRNA pseudouridine(38-40) synthase TruA codes for the protein MSDEVAAGCVRVRLDLSYDGSGFSGWARQREGQRTVQEELETALRVVLRAPAPYELTVAGRTDAGVHARGQVAHVDLPEPVWAAQGERGELLLRRLAGRLPHDVRVWRVTAAPPHFNARFSAIWRRYAYRVGDDPGGVDPLLRGHVLWHNRPLDAAAMNAAAELLLGEHDFAAFCKRREGATTIRRLLDLRWSRRADGVLEATVKADAFCHNMVRALVGAMLFVGDGHREPEWVGRVLGAAVRDSAVQVVRPHGLTLEEVGYPADEALAARNTASRRLRTLGAD